A stretch of the Lolium perenne isolate Kyuss_39 chromosome 3, Kyuss_2.0, whole genome shotgun sequence genome encodes the following:
- the LOC127342767 gene encoding uncharacterized protein — protein MFWRMTGLSAASPVDTILDKENFTLEELLDEDEIIQECKALNTRLINFLRDKAQVEQLLRYVVEEVPDDAEKKRSFKFPFIACEIFTCEIDVILRTLVEDEELMDLLFSFVKPDHPHSTLLSGYFSKVVICLMLRKTAPLMNYVQEHPEIVVQLVDLIGITSIMEVLIRLIGADETIYSNYADTMQWLENTDVLGMIADKFSSSDSPEVHANAAEILCAVTRCAPPSLAAKICSPSFVGRLFCHALEGSRPKSVLVHSLSVCISLLDPKRLASASYQAFRSNVSHGALVTASPETVDGMLESLGNLLNLLDTSAADNVLPTTYGCLRPPLGKHRLKIVEFISVLLTVGSETAEKELISQSAIKRSIDLFFEYPYNNFLHHHVENIIVSCLEGKRTELVEHVLNECDIVGKILAADKLSSLSTESNGPTVPSEGKTPSKIGNVGHMTRIANKLIQLGNSNSTIQAHLQDNSEWVEWQTDVLVRRNEVENVYHWACGRPTSLHDRGRDSDDDDFRDRDYDVAALANNLSQAFRYGIYSNDDIEEAQGSLERDDEDVYFDDESAEVVISSLRLGDEPDGSLFTNSNWFTFDGERGINDRLAASVPSSSPNSEEASPDTEETDDGQVIGTEDQMETLSLGNGPTEEAEDAAECIKQTNLNTEDEQLESAEGIDRHPDASNGDTEVSTDEAASAVAESSAPATEMQAEGTVDKPAGSSDLDNPVSEASPDTDANGNDIADSAISPEQAIPNKEVELPMKTDAAVDAQMKTDAVVDVKPETDAVVDVGAKTDAVVDLPSKEVSAVDVEAKTGTVEANE, from the exons atgtttTGGCGTATGACCGGCCTCTCGGCGGCCTCGCCC GTGGATACGATCCTAGATAAGGAAAATTTTACACTGGAAGAacttcttgatgaagatgaaattATTCAAGAGTGCAAAGCCCTGAATACCCGACTCATTAATTT CTTGCGTGATAAGGCCCAGGTGGAGCAATTGCTTCGTTATGTTGTTGAAGAAGTTCCGGATGATGCTGAAAAAAAGCGCTCCTTCAA GTTCCCTTTCATTGCTTGCGAGATATTTACTTGTGAAATTGATGTCATTCTGAGAACCCTAGTAGAGGATGAAGAG TTAATGGATTTGCTCTTCTCATTTGTGAAACCTGATCATCCGCACAGCACATTATTATCTGGTTACTTCAGTAAG GTGGTAATTTGTCTGATGCTGCGGAAGACTGCCCCACTTATGAATTATGTTCAG GAGCATCCAGAGATAGTTGTCCAACTTGTTGACCTGATTGGCATCACATCAATAATGGAG GTCCTGATACGTCTGATTGGTGCTGATGAGACCATATATTCAAACTATGCGGATACTATGCAGTGGTTAGAAAATACAGATGTCCTTGGAATGATCGCTGATAAGTTTAGCTCATCG GACTCTCCTGAAGTGCATGCCAATGCTGCTGAAATTCTGTGTGCTGTGACTCGATGTGCACCTCCATCTCTAGCGGCGAAGATATGCAGCCCAAG TTTTGTTGGGAGGTTATTCTGTCATGCTCTTGAAGGATCAAGACCCAAATCTGTGCTGGTTCATTCATTGTCAGTGTGCATATCTTTACTGGACCCAAAAAGATTAGCATCAGCTTCCTACCAGGCATTCAGAAGCAATGTAAGTCATGGGGCATTGGTCACTGCCAGTCCTGAGACGGTTGATGGTATGCTTGAGAGTCTAG GTAATTTGCTGAACTTATTGGACACTTCTGCTGCTGACAATGTTCTGCCTACAACTTATGGATGTTTACGCCCACCTCTCGGGAAACACCGACTGAAG ATTGTGGAGTTTATCTCTGTTTTGCTGACAGTTGGTAGTGAAACTGCTGAAAAGGAGCTAATCAGCCAATCAGCAATAAAGCGCTCCATTGATTTATTCTTTGA GTATCCATATAACAATTTTTTGCACCATCATGTCGAGAATATAATTGTTTCTTGCCTAGAGGGTAAAAGAACAGAACTTGTCGAACATGTTCTTAATGAATGTGACATTGTTGGTAAAATTCTTGCTGCCGACAAGCTTTCTTCTTTGTCAACAGAGTCTAATGGG CCTACCGTACCGTCTGAAGGGAAAACCCCTTCAAAAATTGGGAATGTTGGCCACATGACAAGAATAGCCAATAAACTCATTCAGTTGGGAAACAGCAACAGCACTATCCAGGCTCACCTGCAG GATAACAGTGAGTGGGTCGAATGGCAGACAGATGTTCTGGTCAGGCGCAATGAGGTGGAGAATGTTTATCACTGGGCTTGTGG GCGCCCAACCTCGCTACATGACCGTGGTAGGGACAGTGATGATGATGACTTCCGGGACAGGGATTACGATGTTGCAGCTCTTGCTAATAACTTGAGCCAGGCATTCCGTTATGGGATATACAGCAACGATGACATTGAAGAG GCACAAGGGTCACTTGAACGCGATGATGAG GATGTCTATTTTGATGACGAATCAGCTGAGGTGGTAATATCTTCTCTGCGTCTGGGAGATGAACCGGATGG CTCCCTCTttacaaattcaaattggttcACATTTGATGGAGAGAGAGGTATCAATGACCGTTTAGCTGCCTCTGTTCCTTCGTCATCACCCAATTCTGAGGAAGCTTCCCCGGACACTGAGGAAACTGATGATGGTCAAGTCATTGGCACTGAGGATCAAATGGAAACCTTGTCCCTTGGAAATGGCCCTACTGAGGAGGCAGAAGATGCCGCAGAATGTATTAAACAGACAAATCTTAACACTGAGGATGAGCAACTTGAAAGTGCAGAAGGGATCGATCGGCATCCGGATGCTTCAAATGGTGATACTGAAGTTAGCACAGACGAAGCTGCCTCTGCAGTAGCTGAATCTTCAGCCCCAGCTACCGAGATGCAGGCAGAGGGAACAGTAGATAAACCCGCTGGCTCATCTGATTTGGACAATCCTGTATCTGAAGCTTCACCGGATACTGATGCTAATGGGAATGATATTGCCGACTCGGCAATATCTCCCGAGCAAGCTATCCCTAACAAAGAAGTGGAGTTACCGATGAAGACTGATGCAGCCGTTGATGCCCAAATGAAAACTGATGCGGTTGTTGATGTGAAACCGGAAACTGATGCAGTCGTGGATGTTGGAGCGAAAACTGATGCAGTAGTGGATCTACCAAGCAAGGAAGTTTCTGCCGTGGACGTTGAAGCGAAAACTGGCACGGTAGAAGCAAATGAGTGA
- the LOC127342768 gene encoding histone deacetylase clr6-like produces the protein MEMEMEGGNSLPSSSCPDGRKRRVCYYYDPGIANVDYGAHHVMVPRRVAMTHGLVTSYKLLPDMELLRTRPATEDELAGILTDDYLRLLRDLTPGTYRADTARRHHIGALSGDERNDNPVIDGLWDYCARYAGGSLAAARALGSGTSDIAINWSGGMHHACSGEASGFCYVNDIALAIRELLATFPRVLYVDIDVHHGDGVEKYFAADGRVMTVSFHQYGRGGKGGDTFFFPGTGSAEDVGEGAGKYRTLNVPMKAGMDDAGYRELFVPIMREVMGVFRPDAIVLQCGADSLSGDKLGEFNLSVRGHAECVRYLRSFNVPLLLLGGGGYTINHVASCWCYETAVAVGKEKEIPDDIPHHGYEHYYKDQGYKLHYGVTKVGRNAAGTKEHMDNIRNEALKNVQNLHELLKHGVAPSVQFKDIHDQELYKKPPKTSGPKKRRGRDGDGEDPMDRLHRLCGEADVRNFFARVGEENIRGAASSPGRETKIYQEQRRRASSAAVHRFCH, from the coding sequence atggagatggagatggaaggGGGGAACTCGCTGCCGTCGTCGTCGTGCCCCGACGGCAGGAAGCGGCGCGTGTGCTACTACTACGACCCTGGCATCGCCAACGTGGACTACGGCGCGCACCACGTGATGGTGCCCCGCCGCGTGGCCATGACGCACGGCCTCGTCACCTCCTACAAGCTCCTCCCCGACATGGAACTCCTCCGCACCAGACCCGCCACCGAGGACGAGCTCGCAGGCATCCTCACCGACGactacctccgcctcctccgcgacCTCACCCCGGGCACCTACCGAGCCGACACGGCGCGGCGGCACCACATCGGCGCCCTCTCCGGCGACGAGCGCAACGACAACCCGGTCATCGACGGCCTGTGGGACTACTGCGCGCGGTACGCCGGCGGGTCGCTGGCCGCGGCGCGCGCGCTCGGGAGCGGCACGTCCGACATCGCCATCAACTGGTCCGGCGGGATGCACCACGCCTGCAGCGGCGAGGCCAGCGGCTTCTGCTACGTCAACGACATCGCGCTCGCCATCAGGGAGCTCCTGGCCACCTTCCCCCGCGTGCTGTACGTGGACATCGACGTGCACCACGGCGACGGCGTCGAGAAGTACTTCGCGGCCGACGGCAGGGTCATGACGGTCTCCTTCCACCAGTACGGCCGCGGCGGCAAGGGGGGCGACACGTTCTTCTTCCCGGGGACCGGGAGCGCGGAGGACGTCGGCGAGGGCGCGGGGAAGTACCGCACGCTGAACGTGCCGATGAAGGCCGGCATGGACGACGCCGGGTACAGGGAGCTGTTCGTGCCCATCATGAGGGAGGTCATGGGGGTGTTCCGGCCGGACGCCATCGTGCTGCAGTGCGGCGCCGACTCGCTCTCCGGCGACAAGCTCGGGGAGTTCAACCTTTCCGTCAGGGGCCACGCGGAGTGCGTGAGGTACCTCCGGAGTTTCAACGTGCCACTGCTGCTCCTCGGCGGCGGCGGGTACACCATCAACCACGTCGCGTCGTGCTGGTGCTACGAGACCGCGGTGGCCGTTGGCAAGGAGAAGGAGATCCCCGACGACATACCCCACCATGGCTACGAGCACTACTACAAGGACCAGGGATACAAGCTCCACTACGGGGTTACCAAGGTGGGGAGAAACGCCGCCGGCACGAAAGAGCACATGGACAACATAAGGAATGAAGCTCTCAAGAACGTGCAGAACCTTCACGAGCTCTTGAAGCACGGCGTCGCTCCGAGCGTGCAGTTCAAGGACATCCACGACCAGGAACTCTACAAGAAGCCTCCAAAAACGTCCGGTCCAAAAAAGAGAAGAGGCAGAGATGGAGATGGAGAGGACCCCATGGACAGGCTGCACCGGCTGTGCGGCGAGGCGGACGTCCGCAACTTCTTCGCCAGGGTGGGAGAAGAAAATATtagaggagcagcttcttcgccaGGTCGGGAGACGAAAATATACCAGGAACAGCGTCGTAGGGCGTCCTCCGCAGCTGTCCATAGGTTTTGCCATTGA